The Candidatus Deferrimicrobiaceae bacterium region TATTTCGAGGCGAGGGAGATCGGCGTCGAGCGGGTGCGGATCGTGACGGACAAGCTTCCCCCATCGACCTCCCGCGTCCGCATCGCGCAGATCTCCGATGTCCACCTCGGCCTGCTCGTCCGCCATCGAAAGGCGGAGGCGATCGCCTCGGTGATCCGGAGGGCCGACCCCGACATCCTCGTCTCGACGGGGGACCTGATCGACGCGGAGATCAACCACCTCGAGGGGCTGGCGGAGATCTTCGGGACGATCCGACCCCGCCTCGGGAAATACGCCGTCACCGGGAACCACGAATTCTACGCGGGGATCGACCAGGCGCTATCGTTCACGCGACGGGCCGGGTTTTCCGTCCTCCGGGGAGAAACCGTCAATTTGGGGAACATCCTTCGGATCGCGGGAGTCGACGATCCCGCGGCGGGGGCGCTCGACGCGGGAGCCGGCCACCCGGAGAAAGAGGTTCTCGGAGGAACGGCCTCCCCGATGTACACGATCCTCCTCAAGCACCGGCCCACCCTGTCCGACGGTTCGCGCGGCCTGTTCGACCTCCAGCTCTCCGGACACACGCACAAGGGGCAGA contains the following coding sequences:
- a CDS encoding metallophosphoesterase, whose protein sequence is MPLFLIVFFLIYGSVHGYALLKAKSALGFGWGTAAALAPVLIALTLAPLIIYFLGRHGMEEAARAVSWVGYTWGGLLFFFFWMNLAVDALNLVARLGGALSGRWGSASLVSGKAPFLALVALSVALGAYAYFEAREIGVERVRIVTDKLPPSTSRVRIAQISDVHLGLLVRHRKAEAIASVIRRADPDILVSTGDLIDAEINHLEGLAEIFGTIRPRLGKYAVTGNHEFYAGIDQALSFTRRAGFSVLRGETVNLGNILRIAGVDDPAAGALDAGAGHPEKEVLGGTASPMYTILLKHRPTLSDGSRGLFDLQLSGHTHKGQIFPFRYVVGRPYPLIAGLFPLGGAYLYTSRGTGTWGPPMRFLSPPEVTVIDIERAPPPNTAE